Within the Bacteroidales bacterium genome, the region AGAAGGCGGTTTTTCAGATAGTGCCTGTTTATGCCGGTGGTTACCATTATAAGTGACTGGTCGCAGGGTGATTATTACCTGGCTTCGCTCAAGGGAGCCTTGTTATCGGCACTTAATGGTATTCCCGTGGTTGATATAATGCATAACGTCTCCTCCTTTCACCTGGGGGAAGCGGCCTTTGTTCTCGGAAACTCATACCGTCGTTTTCCCTCCGGCTCGGTGCATCTCATCTGTGTCGATACCTTCCCGCAGAAGAACCGAAGGTTTCTGGCAGTAAAGGGTGACGGGCATTATTTCCTCACGGCCGATAATGGCGTTGTGGGTCTGCTTTTTCCGCAGGGAGGTATGGAAGTATATGAAATCACTTCCTATTCAGCCCATACTGTCTTTCCTGAACTGGATGTCTTTGTTCCGGCCGCAGTCCATATTGCCGGGGGAAACGATCTGAAAGAAATCGCCGTTCGCACAGAAAGCTGGAAATCGATGGTACCAATTCTTCCGGTCTATGATGACGGAACGATAACGGGGAGTGTTGTGTACATTGATTCGTACCGAAATGCAATTACCAATATTGACCGTCAGTTGTTTGAAAAAGTAGGCAGGGGGCGGCCATTTGAAATCGTGGTGCAAAGCAACCGATACAGGCTCACCCGCATTGACGATTCATACGGGGAAATTACCAGTGGTGAACTGATGGCCCTTTTCAATGCGGCAGGTTTTCTCGAAATTGCCATTGCACGGGGAAATGCAGCCGACCTTCTCGGGTTGGATACACAGTCGGTTATTCGTATAACTTTTTTTAACCGGGAGAAAAAGGGATAATTCCGGATTTTGCACAAAAGCGCCATTTTTGCCAGCACCGGATCGGGAAATATTTTACCACGAATTGCATGGAATTGGATATATTTGCCCTCATTTTTCAATATTCGTTGTCATGGCTTCACCTGAAAAGACTGAACTCTTCGGACAATTGCTCGATATCATGGATGAGCTGAGGGAGAAATGTCCCTGGGACCGAATTCAAACCTTTGAGACCCTCCGGCCTCTCACCATAGAAGAAACCTATGAACTGTCGGATGCTATTCTCTCGGCTGATATGCCGAATATCAAAAAGGAACTGGGCGATTTGCTCCTTCACATTGTCTTTTATGCCAGGCTGGGTGAAGAAACAGGAGATTTTTCCATTGCCTCGGTTATTGCTTCGCTGAACGAAAAACTGAAGTTC harbors:
- a CDS encoding SAM-dependent chlorinase/fluorinase, with product MPVVTIISDWSQGDYYLASLKGALLSALNGIPVVDIMHNVSSFHLGEAAFVLGNSYRRFPSGSVHLICVDTFPQKNRRFLAVKGDGHYFLTADNGVVGLLFPQGGMEVYEITSYSAHTVFPELDVFVPAAVHIAGGNDLKEIAVRTESWKSMVPILPVYDDGTITGSVVYIDSYRNAITNIDRQLFEKVGRGRPFEIVVQSNRYRLTRIDDSYGEITSGELMALFNAAGFLEIAIARGNAADLLGLDTQSVIRITFFNREKKG
- the mazG gene encoding nucleoside triphosphate pyrophosphohydrolase, whose amino-acid sequence is MASPEKTELFGQLLDIMDELREKCPWDRIQTFETLRPLTIEETYELSDAILSADMPNIKKELGDLLLHIVFYARLGEETGDFSIASVIASLNEKLKFRHPHVFGEVNVADDNEVKKNWEHLKIKEGNRSVLGGVPVSLPSMVKAGRIQEKVRAVGFDWEDRSQVWNKVEEELNELKKEVEEGNKD